GACCTTCGAGCTGGAAAAGACCATCACGAAAATCAACGGCCTGTTGTTTACTTCCGACCGGGAAGACCTCATGTATTACCGGGGGACCCAGCGGGTAGAGATCAACAAAGAGGAGATTTTCCCCCCGGAATATGAAAGCAAGCTCCTGATGTCGGGTCTCAATGTGTCCCCCAACGACCGGTACTATAGCCTTGGAGGCATTCCGCCAGGAAATGGGAAAGTCAAGATCGACTACACCGACACAGATACCACCATTGCCACATTTATCGCTTACCGGGTTACGCTTTATCTGGATTGTGAAACGTCCGAGGCATGAACCAACAGCAGGTCATTACCAATACCATAACCGTAGGGACAGTCGGGCAGATAGAATATTTTCAAATGCTACTGCCCTATGACGTGGAACGGATCATCGGTTTCGAGGTGGTTGTCAGTATGTGGAGCGCGCCCCCGGCTATAAAGGCCTTTTTTATTATACGCCCACCCCATGCAGTAGACTCACGGTTCATTGTGATGCCCAATGTACATTTTGGGCGGCTGATGTTACAAATACCGGGATGCCCTGGAATAATCTATCAAGGGGATGTGGTCGAGGACGGAAATATCCACATGGGCGAGAATCTTGCGAATACGCATTGGCAACCAGCGGTATGGTCCCACAACACGAGGCGGACGGAGATATCATTAAATGTTGCCAACCCTGATTTTATAGAGGGAATTTTTCGGAACGATTGGACCGGTTCCAGTGCCTATGTTCTTACCATTCATTTGTGGATTGAAAAAAAAATGTGATGACTCCGGCCCTGGCACTAGAGTACATTTCAAGACGAATGAGCGAACTATGCTCGGAGGACTACCATCTTCGCTTTCGTCATCTTCGGTTGAAGCCGGGTGAGCAGCGGACCATCCTTGCGCATACGACGCTCTTTTTCCTGACGGACCCGCCTACGGACGCCCGTGTGGAAAGCGATATTGGGCTTTTCGACGAAAGCGAACTAGGCGCCAGTGAACTGCAGTACGAGCATAAGGGGACCATCCTGGTGACCAATTATTCGATCTTTTCCAACCACGTCCGTTTTATTCAAGTGATACCCAAACGTTGAACCCATGTCGTTTACGCATCAAAAGTTCGATCAATCCAAAGTAGATAAGTTAAAGCACTACCTGGAAGATATGGCCGGCAAGGGACAACCCCGCCAGTATGAAATCTTCGTAGACAACCTGAAGGTCGTTCCCCGGACGGAAGACCTTAGCAATTTTGAAAACTACGAGGGGTATATGGACGAGGACACGGAAAAGATTCGCATTCTCATTTACAACTCCAGCCTGTCACCCCGCAACGATCAATTCTGTTTTTCCGTGTCGGGTGCATCACCGGGCAAACCTACCGAGGCGCTGGGTGAGATCGATACGATGATCCAGGAGAAGCTGACCGCCCGGGACAGGGAACATGAAATGGCCAGCCTACGCAAGGAGTTGGAACAGGCCCGGTCTCAGATCACGGACGCAGAGGCGGAGGCCGAGGAACTGCGTCAGGAGATGGAGGCCGTCCGGGCGGGTCGCCAGGAGCGCCAAATGGGGCTGTTCGACATGGCGGCAGGGGTATTGCAGGGGCTTTTACGCAATAATCCTGGATGGCTGCAAAGGGTTCCGGGGGGTGAAGCCCTGGCGGGTCTCCTCACAAGTGATTCCACACCTAAGATGCTTCCAGAAACCACCCCGCCCTCGAACGTCACTTTTGAGCGCAAGGCGGAGACTCCCGACCTGGCGCCGGAGCAGCTCCGCTACCTGGACACCTTGCGCCAGATCGAGGCAGCCTTTCCGCAGCCGGAACTAGAGACGGTCATGCGTATCATCGCCCGATTTGCGGAAGACCCCAACAGCCTTGACACCGTATCCAAAATATTAAAAATCAATAATGTATGAAGAAGTTCAGTTATGACTTTTCGATTGAGGCCATCGATGAGAATGAAGCCGAAACCAAAGTAAAGGCCCTTGGCACCCTTGCGTCAGGTCTTACCACTCAAGAGTTGAGTAAGCTTGCGCACATTGTAAAGCACGACCCTGTCAAGACCGCGCTGGCCAAGCGGTACCTGAAAGTATAGGAGACCTCCCGCCCGTTTTTACCGTACCCCTTAATGCTCCTCGTATGCCCGACACTTCCGCCCATCACCCAGAGAATTTCACTTTTAAGGAAAAGCTACAGTATACTCTGCTTGGTCTGGTCGTGATCGGCGGAAGTTTTTACCTGGGCCGTAGCCTGATTCGAAAGGCTGTGTCTACCACCGAGGAAAGGAACACCTTCATCGAGGGCAACCCCGCCGCCTATGCCCAGCAAATCCGGATGGCGTTTGAAAATAACGGCTGGTGGGGCGTGGATACGCAGTCCCTTCGGCAGATTTTAGTAGCTATTCCCAGTGTGGCAACCTTTAAGAAAGTGATGACGTCTTACCAACGACTCTTTAACCGAAGTCTGATGATGGATATGAAGCAGGACCTAAAGACCACTGAGTACAATGAAATGCTGGCAATTCTTTCTTCAAAACCCGCCAGGGGGACCACCGTACAGCCCGTTCAGTTGACCGCCCAGCAATATCAGTCCTGGGCGCAAAGACTAAAGGCGGCCTTCGACAGGCCCTACGGGCCCTTCACATACGCCGACGAAAGCGCCATCCAGGCCGTTGTCATGGAAATACCTTCCCAGGGTGCCTACAAACAGCTTGGACTTGTCTATAAGGCGATGTATGGCAATGAACTAGACGGTGACCTCCGCTACGCGTTGTCATTTTGGGAATACCCCTCTATCCAAAAGATGATTACAGATAAACCAAGCTGATATGGCAACCGAAAAACAGCGCAAGAAAAGGGTCGTGCTCACGGCCATCGCCGTGGGCGGTGCCGGGGTATTGGGCTACTTTGGCTATCAATTCTGGAAGAAAAGGACGTTGCAACGTGCTGCCAGTGCAAGCGCATCGAGTGAGGACGAGAACTATTTCACCCCGATGACCATTCCCAGGAATGACCCGATAGCGATAAGTCCGTCACCCTCGGATAGTATTACCCCGATTAAGAAGAAGACAAGCGCCATTTCATGGCCAACGGACACCACACCTAGCGATTTTCCGTTGCACCAGGGTAGCCGGGGGGAAAAAGTCCGGCTTTTACAAAAGGCCCTCCAGGGAAAACTTGGCAAGAGCGCCCCGGCCAAGTTTAAAGCAGACGGCATCTTTGGACCTATAACGGCATCTGCACTACGCAAGGCCGGCCTCCCCACCACCGTAGACGAGAGCACGTATAACGTGGTTACCGCCCAGGTCCAATCGGATTCTTCTTCCCTGGGCACGGATCTATACAATGCCACGGAAGCCGGAGATTACCCCAAGGTGCTCTCCTTACTCAAGAAGATGAGCAGTACTAGTGACTACAGCGCTGCCAACGAGACCTTTAAGAGCAATCGGCTGGGGAACGTCCATCAAACAATCGTAAACGGCCTGCTCCATACTTTTACCAGTGACGACCAGCAACAGGCGATCAAATTCCAGTTCCTGCGCATCGGTTTGCAGTACGACGGCAATAAGTGGAGTCTCTCGGGACTTGGGGGTCTCCCCATTATTACCATTGAGCCTGCGACGATATGGGTGACCGCCCGCCGAAGGGTCAGCGTCCCGCCCCGCGTGGTCCTCGGGAACGAGGTCGGCAAACGCCTGGACTACACTTTGTTTGAGAACCAGGGGCGGTATTACCTGGTACCCACCCGCTGCGTGCGCTACGTGTGGTAGCCCCTCGCAACTACTATCTACTAACCATCAATTATAAACGCACTCTATGCAACTTTCCGACATCCGGGAGGCCCTTGTTGAAAAGGGCTACCGGGAATTCTTACGCCCTTTTGAGCTGAATATCGTTGGGGTTCGGGCAGACAGCACGATCCCGAACCGTTTTGACGATTGGATAAACGTCTACTACAGAAATCAGGACGGCACCTGGGCGTTGCACACCTATCCCGCGACCACTGACCCAGGGACGTATTGGCTGGAAAACCCGCTGAACCCCCAGGGGACCGCAATCCTAAAGGAAGGGCAGTACCTGGGGTCCCATGAAATCGGACTGCACCGTGGGAAGTATATGGCCCTTGTACAACAGCGTCCGGTAACCGTGATCCGGGACTATGACCGCAAGGCGGTGCTTGACTTCATGAACGGCAAGGAAGACCGGGGACTGTTTGGCATCAACATCCACCACGCCCTGGCGGAGGGGACCACGAAGTACGTGGACAAATTTTCCGCCGGGTGTCAGGTATTTGCCAATGCCGAGGACTTCAACCTGTTTATGCAGTTGTGTTACCGGCATCGTGACCTCTACACCAATGATTTTACCTATACGCTCATTGATCAAAGGGCGCTGGCCAGGGCGACAAAAAAAAATTAGCGTTTGCCTTGGCAGGTATCGCTTGCGGAACAGCGGCGGCCCTTGTTACCTATAATTTTTTAAATGAATAATTATGAAACAACTTAAAAACCTCGTCGGTCAACTTTTCCAGGATAAAAACGGCAGCTATTCTATGCGGGAAGTCCTTGTCGTATTGTTTATCGGCATCATTGTCGCCAGTTGGATTGCCCGGCAGTTCTTCCGCCTGGAAGTACCGGAGTTTATGTTTTACTCTTTTGTCAGCTTGGTGGGAGCCGGGGTATTTGGGTATTCCCTGGAAAAAAGGGCGCCCATCGGCGATGTGCCCGAAGCAGATCACGTAGATACCCCTCATTCTTAACCACCTAATCACGTACCCATGTTTACATTGCTCAATAAATACCCCAAAATCACGCTTTTGTGCGCCGGGCTTTTGATCGGGTTTTATATGTGTGTTCTTTTTAACGGCTGCGGACCGAGACCGGTTATCGCCAAGTCCGGCGATATACAAAAGGTGGCGGAGGAGAAAAAGCAACAGGCGATCACCGAAGCAAGCTACCAGGAGCGTATTGATTCGCTGGGCACGGTCAGCAAACACCTGAAAGATGACCTCCAGGCGACACAAACAGCCTTGAACCGGGCAAAGGCGAAAAACGCCGTGCTCCAGACCCAGATTTACGCCCTTCTGGATAAACCGGTTGGTGGCATGCCCTCCGACACCGCCACCCGTCTTGCCGATTGCGATTCTTTAAACGCCAGGGTGCGGGATCTTGTTGTCGGTGACAGCACCAAAGACAGCCTCTACGATCAAGTCACCGCCGACCTTCAGGAACAGGTCCTCGTAAAGGATTCCACGCTCCAAGTGCAGCGGGCGGAATACCAATCGCTCAAGGTAGCGTTTGACCAGTCGCTTGCAAACGACAAGGCCCTCCAGGACCAGACCAGGGCACTCACAAAGATGCTCCAACGACAGAAATTCAAAGCCACGGCCAAAACCGTGGGTTTGATGATCGCCGCCGCCCTGGTCGCCCATTTATTTACACGCTAACCGATAAGGCCATGGCTTATCAGATAACGGACGATGGGGCCAGTATTCATTTTGTAGGAGACGCCGGTGAACTCCTGGTGATGAAACATAACATCCAACAGGTTAGTGTTGTCTCAGGTGATACAATTGAAATAAGGGTCTCCGGATTTTTAAGGAGCATTTTTTTCCACTATGGGGATGTGACCGCTCCAGTAGCCGGTTCCGCCGTGTTGCTCAGGGATGCGATCAATACTATGGTAGGGACTGCGCCCCCAACCCAAATGGGCCTATAATCAGAAAGGATATGGTGGAAAGGGCAGCACACTTTTCGGCGGAAGTCGAGCAGGCACTTGTGGAGCAGAAAGTCTACAACAAATTGTCGCTCGAAAAACTGGCGGCATCATTCGGTATCGCAGACAAGACCCAGGTAAAGGAGTTGGCCGAACTGGCCATCGTCCGGCGCGCCAGGGTGCTTGCCCACGAGCCGGGAACGGTGCGGGAGCGGTTTGACCGGATCGTGAACCTTTACCAGTTGCAAGTCAACCTTTCCCATAGAACGAGCCAGAGCATCCTATTGCAACAATACTCGACCCCTGCCCCCATAGGATATTTGGCCGGGGTGTTTTGTGGCGTTGACAGGCCTGCATATAGATCGCTATATTTTGAACCGTCTGCTGGCAATGGGTTGCTTACCATAGCTGGCCGCCCGGCTGACTTCATCGTGAACGAAATTGACCCCTTCCGCAATCAAAACCTCCGGACCCAGGGTTTTCGGGAGGTATGGCAAAGGGACGCCACCCAACCCTTCCACGGGAAAGAAGGTGTTTTCAAGGCGGTGATCACCAATCCCCCCTTTGGGAAACTGGATAAGCCGGTCTACTACGAGACGTTCCCCATCCGCACCTTGGAGCAACTGATGGCCCTCCGGGGGCTGGACACGATGGCAGCGGGCGGCAGGGCTGCTATTATCATTGGGGGGCATACGCGCTGGGATGACAAAGGCCGTGTCCAGGCCGGGCGGAACCGAATCTTCTTTAACTATCTGTACAGCCGTTACCATGTGGCTGATGTAATTAATATCGACGGGCACCGGCTGTATTCCCGCCAAGGGACCGCTTTCGACGTCCGGTTGATATTGATAGATGGAAGAAAGCAGTTGCCCCGGGGTAATGCACCAGTGAGGGACAAGCGCCGGGACGTGATTGTCCGCAGCTATGACGAACTTTTTGAGAGAATTTCACCTTATGTTGATATGAAACGAAAAGTAAAGGATCGTCGCACCCTGGAGGCAGAAGCCCTGGCCTTAGAACTGGAGCTAATGGCTCTTTCGCAAG
This region of Dinghuibacter silviterrae genomic DNA includes:
- a CDS encoding peptidoglycan-binding domain-containing protein, producing the protein MATEKQRKKRVVLTAIAVGGAGVLGYFGYQFWKKRTLQRAASASASSEDENYFTPMTIPRNDPIAISPSPSDSITPIKKKTSAISWPTDTTPSDFPLHQGSRGEKVRLLQKALQGKLGKSAPAKFKADGIFGPITASALRKAGLPTTVDESTYNVVTAQVQSDSSSLGTDLYNATEAGDYPKVLSLLKKMSSTSDYSAANETFKSNRLGNVHQTIVNGLLHTFTSDDQQQAIKFQFLRIGLQYDGNKWSLSGLGGLPIITIEPATIWVTARRRVSVPPRVVLGNEVGKRLDYTLFENQGRYYLVPTRCVRYVW